Proteins encoded in a region of the Anopheles ziemanni chromosome 2, idAnoZiCoDA_A2_x.2, whole genome shotgun sequence genome:
- the LOC131293772 gene encoding uncharacterized protein LOC131293772, producing MVIGCFGGSSKPANLEEFLRPLVTEINNLQQTGLRFGERVIPFRLRAFIADSPMRAFLKGTVNFNGLHGCLKCTAVGMSVRTAKGRKVVIDAVNAPPRTDAGFRSRAYNGHHLGCTPLEEITNFDMIEGVPVGDRLHLIDEGVTKKILNGMIDNSFNKQQFIHWLPLQRKVVSAFLEKSRLPFENKDELLGYN from the exons ATGGTGATTGGCTGTTTTGGTGGTTCAAGTAAACCGGCTAATTTAGAAGAGTTTCTACGTCCGTTAGTAACGGAGATTAATAATTTGCAACAGACAGGCTTGCGATTCGGCGAACGAGTTATCCCTTTTCGTCTTCGTGCTTTTATAGCAGATTCTCCGATGCGAGCTTTCTTAAAAG gCACCGTTAATTTCAATGGATTGCACGGATGTTTGAAATGTACAGCAGTAGGTATGAGTGTGAGAACGGCAAAAGGCAGAAAAGTCGTCATCGATGCAGTCAATGCACCGCCTCGCACGGATGCTGGCTTTAGGAGCAGAGCTTATAACGGACATCATTTAGGATGCACACCACTGGAGGAGATAACTAATTTTGACATGATCGAAGGCGTTCCCGTAGGAGACCGTCTCCATCTTATAGACGAAGGGGTCACGAAAAAAATTTTGAATGGAATGATAGACAATTCATTCAATAAACAGCAGTTCATACACTGGTTACCTTTGCAGAGGAAAGTTGTATCtgcttttcttgaaaaatctcGTCTTCCTTTTGAG AATAAGGATGAACTTCTTGGCTATAACTAA